TTCTAAGAAACTGCATATGACATAGTCTGTTTTTAATGATTCTATGGTGGTGTTCCAGGTGTACCATGACCATGAAAACTACGAGCAAGTTGGTCCTTGGATCATATGATTGCTTTGGTTTTGATTCCTGTGCGTGCTGTACTCCCTTCCCTGATTGATCGATCGCCACAACATTCTTAACCCGATTATTTTGGCCTTTGCGCATGTTACCAGGCATATAGATATCGAGTTATCGATCATCCAATACGCCAAGATCGTCCAATATAGTAGCATTAACCAGCAAACGGAAACAAACGGAAACATGCATCCACCGATGCAGCAAATCTTGTTCGCTAGTGTCATCCCAAGTTGTTCTCCGTGTATCCTGCATACCACCCCGAATTTTCAACGAATCAATCCAGATCAGCCTCCTCACCACCCTTACATGCATGCACGTTAATCAATCAGGATTTTGCACTTCTTTGTCATATAAATACCGCACTCGAGCACCACCCTGGACGATCACAAGCACCGAACAATCGAGTAATCAAGGGCACTTAGAGCTCACTCTCTGCTTTGTGCGTGTGGTCAAGTAACTATATTGCTGTGCAGCAATGGCAGGCAAGGCCTCGATCGCTCTGTTCCTGGCCGTCAACATGGTCATGTTCGCCATGGCCAGAGCCTGCGGGGCTCACTGCCCCACGCCGTCGACGCCGCCCACCCCGTCGACTCCGACCCCGACCCCGGCCTCGTTCGGCAAGTGCCCCCGCGACGCGCTGAAGCTGGGCGTGTGCGCCAACGTGCTGGGCTTGATCAAGGCCAAGGTCGGCGTGCCGCCCACGGAGCCCTGCTGCCCGCTGCTGGAGGGCCTCGTCGACCTCGAGGCCGCCGTCTGCCTCTGCACCGCCATCAAGGGCAACatcctcggcatcaagctcaaCCTGCCCATCGACCTCAGCCTCATCCTCAACTACTGCGGCAAGACCGTGCCCACCGGATTCAAGTGCCTCTAAGCTAGCGGATCCATTGGTACATGGCATGATCCGCGCATGCCAACATTCTTTTGCTTATCATTCGTTTTAGTGCAGGCATATCGGTTGCTACGTGCCAGCTAGctagttgcatgcatgcatgggcaaAGCACGTACTACGTATGTAGCCGGTTTGACCAGCTTTTGCTTTTGGCTGCTTCCTGTGTAAGTCCTTGCATGGACGTGTCCCTGGACTATTTGGGTTATTAATTCTTTTGTATTCGGCAATCTGCTTGTATGAATAAACTTTATTTTCTTAGCTATATTTTTTCTGTGCTGCTTTTCAGCTGCAGTGACATCTCATTCGCACGCTTTTGTTTTCACCACTCAGTATTTTTTGGAACTGGCAACAATTTGTGATACCTAAACTAAAAAACTAAAATATAAGCAATATGGATCTTATTCTATACAATTAATTGTGATCATTCGGTTTGAAACATAAATGCATTTGGATAATAAGTATTACTAAAAAAACTTATATATCCTCTCTCACTCGAAAAAGGAATTTCATTTTTTtcgttttttgttttttaagttGTTTCTTTATCACAATGGTATGTGTGGTGGGAATTTCATTGCAACTAATTTCCCAAAAACTTCAGCAACGTGcaataatccataaataatcCTATGTTGCATTCTAACCAATTCTAAAAAGGTGCATTGCCTTTTAGTGCAAAACCTTCAAACCACCTACCCTGCCAAAATTGTTATTGATGatgatttgataattaataattaaatgaTTTACTATCAATAAGGTATATCCTAGAAATGATATCCACGTGCGCATGTCTTTCATCCAATATAGTATGTTTCGTAACTACTATGAGGTAAATGAGCAATGTGCTCATATTCTAAGTGCAAATATCGTGTTTTACATGAAAACTATCTCCGGATTAGGAAAGAGACATCAAGATATTTGGAAGTAATACAATCTGGTAAGGTTACACTTAGATATAGTGAGTACAGTATGCCTCTCCAACTCGATTATATAAGGAGAAAGAGAGTACGTTCAGAGGGGGTCAGAGGGTGGATAGAGCTAAGAGAAGGAGCCAGGAAGCCATAAGCTGGATCAACAATAATACGAAACGAGCATTGTTAGATAAGAGCAGAAATAATACATTAAGATTCACAACAAAGTCTTACCATAATTAGATTCATCCGACAAGGACTTTAGGATTTAGATACAAGAGAACTCGCCGAAATCCTTAGGATTAGATCTAGAAATATCCTCATtgcaattatttttttctaagattaatCAAGGCAGAACTGCGAGAACATGACATATGGCGCGTCCTCCTCTTCGATACATACAATTGGTGACCAGGTATCCCtaatttaaataattatttatataattGACTTTATCAATCATTTACTGCTATCACCTCCAATTTAAATTGTTCAAGCACAAACAATGCCTGTATATTCATCGAACGGTACCTTTGTGCCAATACTTCAACTTTTGCCTTTAAGCCAGGCATATAAACAAAGACTATTTCGTCTAAGGGAAACATAAATTGTTTATGTCAGTTAGTTCTCCTATACAATGGCCGATCTAGATCAAAAATCTGTGGGGTCCAATTCCTTTGACCTTAAATTTTTGTAAACCATTATGTAAATACCAATAGAAATTGGATTGTTTTTGCAAAATGCTATGGGGTATtgcacctttttttttcctcttcgaGCAATTCATTAAAACAAATCAAGTTGCAACTGATGGCGTACACGGGACTAAATTTTGGTCACTGCCTATATagcctatttcttcttcttcaacctTGGAACACCCGATGTTCTATCTCCAAGTAGACTCTAACCCAACCCCGGGTCCAAAACAATCAATAGCACTCGTAATATTTCGAAACAAGAGGAACCACCTTGGCATATGGGAACCAAACAGCGAAACCCCAAGGATTTATGGAAGAACGCAACCACACATTCTTGTTATTGGTATGCTTCTCAAGGAAATTAAAGATTCTAACCTGAAATgcacaaactaaacacaatAAACTATGGTCGACCGACTATTATTGTCAGTTTGGCTAGttaaactgacagtgataagaTATAACTGTAGGTTTATAACCTCCCATGACTAATTTATCATTGAGGTCGtatgaactggcaatgatatcaGCATTTATCATTGTCAGTTGATATTACCAACTTAAATAAATACATCATTATCggttggtaaaaaaaaaaaagcagtgaTAACCTTCAATgatatgaaccaacagtgataatataGTATCACTACTAATTTTTATTTCAAATCGGTAATAATAATTGGATAGCATAAGAGACTGTGATTAAGGGTGGCAATTTCCCCCGTCAGGTTGGATCCCCGCGGGTTTCAGACCCGATGGGGGTGGGTTCGGGTGAAAAAAAACCCGCGAAGCTATCGGGTCAGGTCAGGTCGGGGCCTTAACTCGGGTCGGGTTCGGGTTCAGGTTCGGGTCTGTTTTTCAAACGTGGGTGTCACCCGAAACCCCGCCCACCCAGtgcccgcgcccgcccgccccGCCCTGCTCCGCCCCACCCCGCTCGCCCCGCACCTGCTCCGCTCGCCCGTCCCGCCGCCGTCACACTGCCAGGTTTCGGGTCCCTGTTGGGGCCGGGGGCGGGGGTGATTTTACGCCCGATATTGATTTCAGGTTCGGGTCGAATTTGATGAGTCAGGTTTCGGGTTCGAGTCCGTTCCAGCAAAACCCGGTGGGAGCaaacccgttgccatccctgaCTATGATTCTCTTCCTGAAGCCGAAACAGAATGGATATAAAATTATCATTGTTAGTTTAAGGCTAAAACAGACAATAGTAATTTTATAATTATTATTGTCGATTTTTAGTACTGATTTAATAACCCACTGTAATTTCATAATTATTA
This genomic window from Phragmites australis chromosome 7, lpPhrAust1.1, whole genome shotgun sequence contains:
- the LOC133924722 gene encoding 14 kDa proline-rich protein DC2.15-like; this encodes MAGKASIALFLAVNMVMFAMARACGAHCPTPSTPPTPSTPTPTPASFGKCPRDALKLGVCANVLGLIKAKVGVPPTEPCCPLLEGLVDLEAAVCLCTAIKGNILGIKLNLPIDLSLILNYCGKTVPTGFKCL